In one Pseudomonadales bacterium genomic region, the following are encoded:
- a CDS encoding HIT family protein, whose amino-acid sequence MNSTITRFGHPDSLVKEYEHWVVLLRPVQATLGALILACKGEAKAFADIGPAAFAELGTAVADIERSLGNLFGYQKLNYLMLMMVDPHVHFHVLPRYEDAKRYAGAEFTDPGWPGPPNIGHVNEISSTQTSELLMKLRQTFSASE is encoded by the coding sequence ATGAACAGCACCATTACCCGCTTCGGTCATCCCGACAGTCTGGTCAAAGAGTACGAGCACTGGGTGGTGCTGCTGCGTCCCGTTCAGGCGACGCTTGGCGCCCTGATCCTGGCCTGCAAGGGAGAAGCAAAGGCGTTTGCTGACATCGGGCCTGCCGCCTTTGCTGAACTCGGTACAGCCGTGGCCGATATTGAGCGCAGTCTGGGCAACCTGTTCGGCTACCAGAAACTGAACTACCTGATGCTGATGATGGTGGACCCACACGTGCACTTCCACGTGCTGCCCCGCTACGAAGATGCAAAGCGCTATGCCGGCGCCGAGTTCACGGATCCCGGCTGGCCCGGTCCGCCGAATATCGGTCACGTCAATGAGATCAGCAGCACCCAGACATCTGAACTTCTCATGAAACTGCGACAGACGTTCAGCGCCAGCGAATAG
- the lptF gene encoding LPS export ABC transporter permease LptF — MIFDRYLLREVATPFLGISAALIVLFVTYSLTRYLSDATDGVLLADAVFLLTLLKGLIALETLLPVALYIALMVALGRLYSDWEVTAFKASGISEGRIIVPVLFLAGVISVGIAAISLWVRPWAYDQLYEIQADAEAFNDLDLLQAGRFHFDDERDRVIFMNARGEEGLRGLFVRSQQGQDLQVISADRGTFTAFATPDRHRLDLRDAQVFRQAGDGEDLLGYFKEFTLWLPTAIRDPVGPKPKRMSNPELRSSDTPDARAELQWRQSTAVSALLLALLAVPLSRTSPRRGRYAKVMLAVVLYALYYNLIGVARTGVEQQATATLWWAPGLLLVIVAGGFFFGRRRLT, encoded by the coding sequence GTGATCTTCGACCGTTACCTGCTCCGGGAAGTCGCCACGCCGTTTCTGGGCATCAGCGCCGCGCTGATCGTACTGTTTGTCACCTACAGCCTGACCCGCTACTTGAGCGACGCAACAGACGGTGTGCTGCTGGCGGATGCGGTTTTTCTGCTGACTCTGCTCAAAGGTCTTATCGCACTGGAAACCCTGCTCCCCGTTGCCCTCTACATCGCGCTCATGGTGGCCCTGGGACGGCTCTATTCCGACTGGGAGGTGACAGCCTTCAAGGCCAGCGGAATCAGTGAAGGACGCATAATAGTTCCCGTCCTGTTCCTCGCCGGGGTGATCAGCGTCGGTATCGCCGCGATCTCACTGTGGGTGCGTCCCTGGGCTTACGACCAGCTCTACGAAATCCAGGCCGATGCCGAAGCCTTCAACGACCTCGATCTGCTCCAGGCGGGTCGATTCCATTTCGACGATGAACGCGACCGGGTCATCTTCATGAATGCCCGGGGTGAGGAGGGTCTGCGGGGGCTGTTCGTGCGTTCCCAGCAGGGTCAGGACCTCCAGGTCATCTCGGCGGATCGGGGCACGTTCACAGCCTTCGCCACACCGGATCGCCACCGGCTCGATCTGCGTGACGCCCAGGTATTCCGCCAGGCAGGTGATGGTGAGGACCTGCTGGGCTACTTCAAGGAATTCACCCTCTGGCTACCCACCGCGATCCGGGATCCCGTCGGCCCGAAGCCTAAACGTATGAGCAACCCGGAGCTCCGATCCTCGGACACCCCGGATGCCAGAGCGGAGCTGCAGTGGCGCCAGTCGACGGCTGTGTCGGCGCTGCTGCTCGCTCTCCTTGCGGTGCCACTGAGCCGCACCAGCCCGCGCCGCGGCCGCTACGCCAAGGTGATGCTGGCCGTGGTGCTCTACGCCCTGTACTACAACCTCATCGGTGTCGCCCGTACCGGGGTCGAACAGCAGGCCACCGCCACCCTCTGGTGGGCGCCCGGCCTGCTGCTGGTCATCGTGGCCGGCGGCTTTTTCTTCGGCCGGCGACGCCTGACATGA
- a CDS encoding diacylglycerol kinase family protein, with translation MLKTILIGNPASGAGRLIGALELPGHWVRDPSRIDADACLDADLIALFGGDGTVQKTVSSLLATIPCPQLPPVAVLPFGTTNMTAANLNCSRSRAAAVRSLRWMIEHEQLTLQSRPLLRIVHGEVTEHGFFFGLGAIATAVQAWNQDRRAAPLRNRLRSAAAVLQGLRTANASHPIAMNGSELDLYALLTTTLDRLLLGCRPYWGEALAGPLRMTWIDAGTPNLLARAPALLRGSPRMAQRAGFHSSSPARVQLGLNGPFILDGEIKDPQSNELTVTATQPLKWVTL, from the coding sequence ATGCTGAAGACCATACTCATCGGCAACCCGGCAAGTGGCGCCGGCCGTCTCATCGGCGCCCTCGAACTGCCCGGGCACTGGGTGCGGGACCCGTCCAGAATCGATGCGGACGCTTGCCTGGACGCCGACCTCATCGCCTTGTTCGGTGGCGACGGCACGGTGCAGAAGACCGTATCCAGCCTGCTGGCGACCATCCCCTGCCCGCAGCTCCCGCCGGTCGCCGTGCTGCCTTTCGGTACTACCAACATGACCGCTGCAAACCTCAACTGCAGCCGCTCCCGGGCGGCCGCGGTCCGCAGTCTGCGCTGGATGATCGAACACGAACAGCTGACCCTGCAGAGCCGGCCCCTGCTGCGTATCGTTCATGGCGAGGTCACGGAACACGGATTTTTCTTTGGCCTGGGCGCGATCGCGACGGCAGTACAGGCCTGGAATCAGGACCGTCGCGCGGCACCCCTGCGCAACCGGCTCCGTTCCGCGGCGGCCGTGCTGCAGGGTCTGCGCACCGCGAACGCCTCTCACCCCATCGCCATGAACGGATCCGAACTCGACCTCTACGCACTGTTGACCACAACCCTGGACCGGCTCCTGCTCGGCTGCCGGCCCTACTGGGGCGAGGCGCTGGCCGGCCCCCTGCGCATGACCTGGATCGACGCAGGCACACCAAATCTGCTCGCCCGGGCGCCCGCACTGCTGCGCGGCTCCCCTCGCATGGCACAGCGCGCCGGCTTTCACAGCAGCAGTCCTGCGCGTGTGCAGCTTGGCCTGAATGGCCCGTTCATTCTCGACGGCGAGATCAAAGATCCGCAAAGTAATGAACTCACAGTCACCGCAACACAACCCCTGAAGTGGGTGACACTGTGA
- a CDS encoding D-glucuronyl C5-epimerase family protein, producing MNSRRLLRFFAILLLGAYFGSSLMKAFGKIDSFPVHRGYSERSEGFIHFSVGSLDQIDRDLLDENDVLLYDYGDTLGRQYNPLFIADFVLSLVPFAGSPDAQLLMSANLGYLRRSAVLTAQNNLLFPYNFDFDNAGESAPWYSAMAQARVAQAMMWGYRLTGEAEYLQIARSALLGIREGLPSHVLARQLTQGIWLKEFPRYRYHVLDGSLVAIVGVHEVLIGLPEGDPGAAQIRNLFSTAMTGFKENYHCFTSPVGGVFFADNFRFANQSYYDIIMTHLAYLAELDPELLAIFDQYSLEGMSTLRKLIVYYWNRVARTLNRWGLLDPCVR from the coding sequence ATGAACTCGCGGCGCCTGCTCCGCTTCTTCGCAATTCTGCTGCTGGGCGCCTATTTCGGTTCATCCCTCATGAAGGCTTTTGGAAAAATTGACAGTTTTCCGGTTCACAGGGGTTACTCAGAGCGCAGCGAAGGTTTCATTCATTTCTCCGTCGGTAGTCTGGACCAGATCGACAGAGATCTGCTGGATGAAAACGACGTTCTGCTCTACGACTACGGTGACACACTCGGGAGACAGTACAACCCGTTGTTTATCGCTGATTTCGTCCTGTCTCTTGTTCCATTCGCTGGGAGTCCGGATGCCCAGCTCCTAATGTCTGCAAACCTGGGCTATCTCCGCCGTAGCGCAGTGCTGACTGCACAGAACAATCTGCTGTTTCCCTATAACTTCGACTTCGATAATGCAGGTGAAAGCGCGCCCTGGTACTCGGCGATGGCACAGGCCCGGGTTGCTCAGGCCATGATGTGGGGATACCGACTGACCGGCGAGGCCGAGTACCTCCAGATCGCCAGGAGCGCGTTGCTCGGAATCCGTGAAGGGCTGCCTTCACATGTACTCGCCAGACAGTTGACTCAGGGGATCTGGTTGAAAGAGTTTCCACGATACCGCTACCACGTCCTCGATGGATCTCTTGTTGCGATCGTGGGTGTTCATGAAGTTCTCATCGGTCTACCGGAAGGGGATCCGGGTGCTGCGCAGATACGCAATCTCTTCAGCACCGCCATGACGGGTTTCAAGGAGAACTATCACTGCTTCACTTCGCCAGTCGGCGGCGTCTTTTTCGCCGACAACTTCCGGTTCGCCAATCAATCATATTACGACATCATCATGACCCACCTTGCCTATCTGGCAGAGCTGGATCCTGAGTTGTTGGCGATATTCGATCAGTACTCGCTCGAAGGCATGTCCACACTTCGGAAGCTGATCGTCTATTACTGGAATCGGGTCGCCAGAACCTTGAATCGCTGGGGACTTCTAGACCCTTGTGTGCGGTAA
- a CDS encoding GMC family oxidoreductase gives MLLDLKNIAQDAHLTADVCIVGAGAAGLTLTRALSRSGLKVCLLESGGLDHETAITDLGVGANTGMPYYDLVDARLRFFGGTTNIWGGRCVTLDEDDFAARSWVPHSGWPISRTDLAAGYQRAAAALELGPLIDMETAWQRMGDRPPEFEDLASSFWYFDQTAERFSSSRCRDLFDNPQVQIITHATVTRLAAADNAGGINRIDFCGLDGKRATLTARAYVLAAGGIENPRLLLASRDIEASGIGNGRDQVGRCFMEHPHGRLGRIESAQAFDIWRWFTKRYPAGSVPLAPVLRPSPAHQARAGILNTAITFKLQRDPAMGVAVNKRAYQTLKHQLSPTRTNRTLWHLYNRMRRFYQRHREPLIRRRARSEERHLYAMIRGEQAPNPDSRVQLSRDVDALGQPRAVLNWQFTDLDKHTLKTLATTLDKALRSQNLGSFSVEPWVLEPDRQWPVDPTIGNHPIAGYHHIGTTRMSGDPRSGVVDADCRVFGYANLYIAGSSVFSTAGWANPTMTILALSFRLADHLQAELC, from the coding sequence ATGCTGCTCGACCTCAAGAACATCGCCCAGGACGCGCACCTGACCGCCGACGTCTGTATCGTTGGCGCAGGTGCGGCCGGCCTCACCCTGACCCGGGCCCTGTCCAGATCAGGACTCAAGGTCTGCCTGCTCGAAAGCGGCGGTCTGGATCACGAGACGGCGATCACCGATCTGGGAGTCGGGGCCAACACGGGCATGCCCTACTACGACCTGGTCGATGCCCGTCTGCGCTTTTTTGGTGGTACCACCAACATCTGGGGCGGCCGCTGCGTCACCCTGGACGAGGACGACTTCGCTGCCCGTTCCTGGGTTCCGCACAGCGGCTGGCCGATCTCCCGGACGGATCTGGCAGCTGGCTACCAGCGCGCCGCTGCAGCCCTCGAACTCGGCCCGCTGATCGATATGGAGACAGCCTGGCAGCGCATGGGTGACCGGCCACCCGAGTTCGAGGATCTGGCCTCCAGCTTCTGGTACTTCGACCAGACCGCCGAGCGCTTCAGCTCAAGCCGCTGCCGGGACCTCTTCGACAACCCCCAGGTGCAGATCATCACCCACGCAACCGTCACCCGTCTGGCAGCGGCCGACAACGCGGGCGGTATCAATCGTATCGATTTCTGCGGGCTCGATGGCAAACGGGCGACCCTGACCGCCCGCGCCTACGTGCTCGCCGCGGGCGGCATCGAGAACCCCCGGCTGCTGCTGGCGAGCCGGGACATCGAAGCCAGCGGCATCGGCAATGGCCGGGACCAGGTGGGCCGCTGTTTCATGGAGCATCCCCACGGTCGCCTGGGCCGGATCGAATCCGCTCAGGCGTTCGATATCTGGCGCTGGTTCACCAAGCGCTACCCGGCCGGATCGGTGCCTCTGGCCCCCGTGCTGCGTCCATCCCCTGCACACCAGGCCCGGGCGGGCATTCTCAACACCGCCATCACCTTCAAACTGCAGCGCGACCCCGCCATGGGTGTGGCCGTAAACAAGCGCGCCTACCAGACCCTGAAGCACCAGCTGTCTCCCACCCGCACCAACCGCACGCTCTGGCACCTCTACAACCGCATGCGGCGTTTCTATCAGCGCCATCGTGAGCCGCTGATCCGCCGCCGCGCGAGGAGCGAAGAACGGCATCTGTACGCGATGATCCGCGGCGAACAGGCACCCAATCCGGACTCCCGGGTTCAGCTCAGCCGGGATGTGGACGCCCTCGGTCAGCCCCGCGCGGTCCTCAACTGGCAGTTCACCGATCTCGACAAGCACACCCTGAAAACACTGGCCACCACCCTGGACAAGGCCCTGCGAAGCCAGAATCTCGGGTCCTTCAGCGTCGAACCCTGGGTACTGGAGCCGGATCGGCAATGGCCGGTAGACCCGACCATCGGCAATCATCCAATAGCCGGCTATCACCACATCGGCACCACCCGCATGAGCGGGGATCCGCGCAGCGGCGTGGTCGATGCGGACTGTCGCGTGTTCGGCTATGCGAACCTGTACATCGCCGGCAGCAGCGTCTTCAGCACCGCCGGCTGGGCAAATCCGACCATGACCATTCTGGCCCTGAGCTTCCGGCTGGCGGATCATCTGCAGGCCGAGCTGTGTTAG
- a CDS encoding metallophosphoesterase, producing the protein MRLIHLTDLHLTRPPGWRSYRGRSQSGKRYLGYLSWWRRRRHSLRAVWYEELLDVVGHLAADQILVSGDLTQTGTAEEIDAALPWIQRLGTPEQVLVVPGNHDVYAAESMARVQARWGDYLHLTDSGYPLVRDSAGVRVVGLCSARPTQPFSATGRLGERQCERLDALLAQPADAVRVVLLHHPPVPGLVGARKRLQDADVLADILARRGVELVLHGHQHRNREVVVGATRILCTGPASSVDASFRVFDIESDQGNPRVSAELWQRVGAGDFRRMDTGIWTFSAPG; encoded by the coding sequence ATGAGACTCATCCATCTGACCGACCTGCACCTGACCCGTCCGCCCGGCTGGCGCAGCTATCGGGGTCGTTCCCAGTCCGGTAAGCGCTACCTCGGTTATCTTTCCTGGTGGCGCCGCCGCCGCCACAGTCTTCGGGCAGTCTGGTATGAGGAATTGCTCGACGTCGTAGGGCACCTGGCAGCGGATCAGATTCTGGTGTCCGGCGACCTGACCCAGACCGGCACCGCGGAAGAAATCGATGCCGCGCTGCCCTGGATACAGCGCCTCGGTACCCCGGAGCAGGTGCTGGTGGTACCCGGAAACCATGATGTCTATGCAGCCGAGTCCATGGCGCGGGTGCAGGCACGCTGGGGCGACTACCTGCACCTGACGGATTCCGGGTATCCCCTGGTCCGGGACTCTGCTGGTGTGCGGGTCGTCGGGCTGTGCAGCGCGCGTCCGACCCAGCCATTCTCCGCGACGGGCAGACTGGGTGAGCGCCAGTGCGAACGACTGGATGCCCTGCTGGCGCAGCCGGCGGATGCGGTGCGGGTGGTGTTGCTGCATCACCCGCCGGTACCCGGGCTGGTCGGCGCCCGCAAACGTCTGCAGGATGCGGATGTGCTGGCAGACATCCTGGCTCGACGGGGTGTGGAACTGGTACTGCATGGTCATCAGCACCGCAATCGGGAGGTGGTGGTGGGCGCCACCCGGATCCTGTGCACCGGACCTGCCTCGAGCGTGGATGCCAGCTTCCGGGTCTTCGACATCGAGTCCGACCAGGGCAACCCCAGGGTGTCAGCCGAGCTCTGGCAGCGGGTCGGCGCAGGGGACTTCCGTCGGATGGACACCGGGATCTGGACGTTCAGCGCACCCGGCTGA
- a CDS encoding LptA/OstA family protein: MSITIVAALLAWIEGAGAQVPEGSVAREVIVIRADQAWETPDDTEVLHFRGNFELHAPEWSLQADEADMYGPMDDPDQIVARGKPAVVTIRDEGETVVGEGMTVEYERLTDTLTLRRQAHLLGENLEMSSAEIVFDVGTKRLKSSGSSGVEMILQREVRQ, translated from the coding sequence GTGAGTATAACCATCGTGGCAGCCTTGCTCGCCTGGATTGAAGGGGCGGGTGCCCAGGTACCGGAGGGATCCGTCGCCCGTGAGGTAATCGTGATCCGGGCGGATCAGGCCTGGGAGACACCCGATGATACCGAGGTGCTCCATTTCAGGGGCAACTTCGAACTGCATGCCCCGGAATGGAGTCTGCAGGCGGACGAGGCTGATATGTACGGGCCCATGGACGATCCGGACCAGATCGTCGCCCGGGGTAAGCCTGCGGTCGTCACTATCCGGGACGAAGGGGAGACCGTTGTCGGTGAAGGCATGACGGTCGAATACGAGCGTCTGACAGACACACTCACGCTGCGCAGACAGGCCCACCTGCTGGGTGAGAATCTTGAGATGAGCAGTGCCGAGATCGTTTTCGATGTCGGTACCAAGCGATTGAAGTCGAGCGGCAGCAGTGGCGTGGAGATGATCCTGCAGCGGGAGGTTCGCCAGTAG
- a CDS encoding N-acetyltransferase yields the protein MADRYQITPVEGRQGLKDFIRASYPAYAGDRNWVAPLELERLEAFSPRHPYFQHARWQPFVAYEDGRAVGRISAQIDQLYLERHDPQTGFFGLVEGVDDPQLFAALTRAAETWLSSRGMTRILGPFNLGINQEVGLLVEGFDTPPYFMMGHGRPYYETHLKACGYEGCQDMLAYLAPPDFELPRLFARQLRNAKKDLHIRPLDRSRKREELAAIRDVFNDAWSENWGFVPFTEAEFDAVGSELMYVVPGDLAMVAEHEGRAVGFIIMVPNINEIIAGMNGRLLPFGWLKLLWKLKARFPATARVPLMGVRRDIQHTPLGPSAAIALIDAVRQNGYRRGVRMVETSWILEDNAGMRKIMEHIGGTLSKRYRMFEKALS from the coding sequence ATGGCGGATCGCTACCAGATAACACCTGTAGAAGGCCGACAGGGACTGAAGGATTTCATCCGTGCGTCCTATCCTGCCTACGCGGGTGATCGGAACTGGGTCGCACCGCTCGAACTGGAACGACTGGAGGCGTTTTCACCCCGGCATCCCTACTTCCAGCATGCCCGCTGGCAGCCCTTCGTCGCTTATGAAGATGGCAGAGCGGTAGGTCGAATCTCCGCTCAGATCGATCAGCTCTACCTCGAGCGGCACGACCCCCAGACCGGCTTCTTCGGTCTGGTGGAAGGCGTCGACGATCCGCAACTCTTCGCCGCATTGACCCGTGCCGCCGAGACCTGGCTGTCGAGCCGGGGCATGACCCGCATCCTCGGCCCCTTCAATCTGGGGATCAATCAGGAGGTCGGTCTGCTGGTCGAAGGCTTCGATACCCCGCCCTACTTCATGATGGGTCACGGCCGCCCTTACTACGAAACCCACCTTAAAGCCTGTGGTTATGAGGGCTGCCAGGACATGCTCGCCTACCTGGCACCGCCAGACTTCGAACTGCCCCGGTTATTCGCCCGGCAACTGCGCAATGCGAAGAAAGATCTGCATATCCGACCCCTCGACAGATCTCGAAAACGCGAAGAACTGGCCGCCATCCGGGATGTCTTCAACGATGCCTGGTCGGAGAACTGGGGCTTCGTGCCTTTCACCGAAGCCGAGTTCGATGCCGTCGGCAGTGAGCTGATGTACGTGGTACCTGGGGATCTTGCGATGGTGGCAGAACATGAAGGCCGGGCTGTCGGCTTCATCATCATGGTGCCCAACATCAACGAGATCATTGCCGGCATGAACGGCCGGCTGCTGCCCTTCGGCTGGCTGAAACTGCTCTGGAAGCTGAAAGCGCGCTTTCCCGCAACCGCCCGGGTCCCGCTCATGGGGGTGCGCCGGGACATCCAGCACACACCCCTGGGGCCGAGCGCGGCCATCGCCCTCATCGACGCCGTCCGCCAGAACGGCTACCGGCGTGGTGTCCGCATGGTGGAAACCTCCTGGATCCTCGAAGACAACGCGGGCATGCGCAAGATCATGGAGCACATCGGCGGCACCCTCTCCAAGCGCTACCGCATGTTCGAAAAGGCGCTGTCGTGA
- a CDS encoding nucleotidyltransferase family protein codes for MNLPAIVLAGERPGGNPLARAFGLPAGVLVDVAGKPCVTRVIETLVASRSISGGVICGPVESIVSASPVFAELLGRGPFRWIPPARGPADSALAALEQLAERPVLLTAADHALLTPEIVDTFTALAAVRDADFVVGLVPWPLVQAAYPESRRTVLKFAGGAYCGSNLYLVRTAAGAGLIDLWRDFQALRKQPWKMARAIGPGTLLSYLLGRLHIETALLRIGDLAGCRIEHVEILNPRAAVDVDSVADHALAERILSAC; via the coding sequence GTGAACCTGCCGGCGATTGTCCTCGCCGGGGAGCGTCCCGGCGGGAACCCACTCGCCAGAGCATTCGGTCTGCCTGCGGGCGTGCTCGTGGATGTGGCCGGCAAACCCTGTGTCACCCGGGTGATCGAAACTCTGGTGGCGAGTCGCTCCATCAGCGGCGGGGTGATCTGTGGCCCCGTCGAGTCAATCGTCAGCGCAAGCCCGGTATTCGCAGAACTGCTGGGGCGAGGCCCTTTCCGCTGGATACCACCCGCCCGGGGTCCGGCGGACAGTGCCCTCGCTGCGCTGGAGCAGCTGGCGGAGCGACCGGTGCTGCTGACCGCCGCCGATCACGCGCTGCTCACTCCGGAAATCGTCGACACCTTTACCGCCCTGGCAGCCGTGCGGGATGCGGATTTCGTCGTCGGCCTGGTGCCCTGGCCGCTGGTGCAGGCCGCCTATCCGGAATCCAGACGCACGGTACTGAAGTTCGCCGGCGGCGCCTACTGCGGCAGCAATCTCTACCTTGTCCGCACTGCGGCGGGTGCCGGGCTGATCGATCTCTGGCGGGATTTCCAGGCGCTCCGTAAACAGCCCTGGAAGATGGCCCGGGCCATCGGACCCGGCACACTGCTCTCCTACCTGCTCGGTCGTCTGCACATTGAAACCGCCCTGCTGCGCATCGGCGATCTCGCCGGCTGCCGGATCGAGCACGTCGAGATACTGAATCCGAGGGCGGCCGTGGACGTCGATTCGGTGGCCGATCATGCACTCGCCGAGCGCATTCTCTCTGCATGCTGA
- a CDS encoding NTP transferase domain-containing protein, with amino-acid sequence MKIIILSAGQGRRLLPHTESTPKCALPIGDSTALGWQLKALEEAGAQEVVVATGFAAGKVQTIVDTHNQHGGMPVRTSYNPFYASCDNLGTCWIVRHEMTSPFAIINGDTMFEPEVFRRLMQKEDTHPITLVTNTKASYDSDDMKVITAGEELKRVGKKLQMEHVTHESIGMMKFNDAGAARFVQKIETLMREESTLSRWYLSAIDELAADKLVGIVDITGLGWCELDDPADLAHANRVVPAWWSRIAQIRATTKR; translated from the coding sequence TTGAAAATCATCATTCTGAGCGCAGGGCAGGGCCGTCGCCTCCTTCCCCATACCGAATCCACACCGAAATGCGCTCTGCCGATCGGTGACAGCACCGCGCTGGGCTGGCAGCTCAAAGCCCTCGAAGAAGCCGGCGCCCAGGAAGTCGTGGTGGCCACCGGGTTTGCGGCCGGTAAAGTGCAGACGATCGTCGATACCCATAACCAGCACGGCGGCATGCCGGTGCGCACTTCCTACAACCCGTTCTACGCAAGCTGCGACAACCTGGGTACCTGCTGGATCGTGCGCCACGAAATGACCAGCCCGTTCGCCATCATCAACGGCGACACCATGTTCGAACCGGAAGTCTTCCGTCGTCTCATGCAGAAGGAAGACACCCATCCGATCACCCTGGTGACCAATACCAAAGCCAGCTACGACAGCGACGACATGAAGGTGATCACCGCGGGTGAGGAGCTCAAACGTGTCGGCAAGAAACTCCAGATGGAGCACGTGACCCACGAATCCATCGGCATGATGAAATTCAATGACGCGGGTGCCGCCCGTTTCGTGCAGAAGATCGAAACCCTCATGCGGGAAGAGTCCACCCTGTCGCGCTGGTATCTGTCGGCAATCGATGAACTGGCAGCGGACAAGCTCGTCGGCATCGTGGACATCACCGGGCTCGGCTGGTGTGAGCTCGATGATCCGGCCGATCTTGCTCACGCCAATCGGGTGGTTCCGGCCTGGTGGTCGCGCATCGCTCAGATCAGAGCCACCACCAAGCGTTAA
- the lptG gene encoding LPS export ABC transporter permease LptG: MTLDRYLIASMIRGGIPILGLLLGLFAFLTLAEELEDVGKGSFEVLDALRVTALSVPKIMLQLLPVTSLVGVLVGLGTLASQQELVAMRAAGSSSWQLARPVTLMALVISAAALATQQWLVPAFEQPIVDLRANAIENGPVAGEVFWTRNDHSMVRIGGVRFGLMPTDLEIHEIDSGGHLKRLLQARSANILTPAQWQLNNLQVTEIRAAGTQVTHLDRLRWDSVLSVEQMATLVSAADALPLTELVAYIRHLDSNGLDSHRYRLVLWQQLSLTLGIFGMALLGVPFVLGSTRSMAAGARISLGVIAGLLFYLLERTTGQVALLYHLPPAPLAVGPDLLITAAAIVALSRVR, translated from the coding sequence ATGACCCTGGACCGCTACCTCATCGCATCGATGATTCGGGGTGGCATACCCATTCTCGGTCTGCTGCTGGGGCTGTTCGCGTTCCTCACCCTTGCAGAAGAGCTCGAAGACGTGGGCAAGGGCAGCTTCGAGGTGCTGGACGCTTTGCGGGTTACGGCACTGTCCGTGCCGAAAATCATGCTCCAGCTGCTGCCCGTGACCTCGCTGGTGGGGGTGCTGGTCGGACTGGGCACCCTGGCCAGTCAGCAGGAGCTCGTCGCGATGCGCGCTGCCGGCAGTTCCTCCTGGCAACTCGCCCGACCGGTGACCCTGATGGCCCTGGTCATCAGCGCTGCGGCGCTTGCCACCCAGCAGTGGCTGGTACCGGCTTTCGAGCAGCCCATTGTCGATCTTCGCGCCAACGCGATCGAAAACGGGCCCGTCGCAGGCGAAGTCTTCTGGACCCGCAACGACCACAGCATGGTGCGCATCGGCGGTGTCCGTTTCGGCCTCATGCCAACGGATCTTGAGATCCACGAAATCGACTCCGGTGGCCATCTCAAGCGCCTGCTGCAGGCGCGCAGCGCGAACATCCTGACTCCGGCCCAATGGCAGCTCAACAACCTCCAGGTGACCGAGATCAGAGCGGCGGGCACCCAGGTAACCCACCTCGACCGGCTGCGCTGGGACAGTGTCCTCAGCGTGGAGCAGATGGCCACCCTGGTCAGCGCCGCGGACGCCCTGCCGCTGACGGAGCTCGTCGCCTACATCCGCCATCTCGACAGCAACGGTTTGGACAGCCACCGCTACCGGCTGGTGCTCTGGCAGCAGCTGAGTCTGACTCTGGGCATCTTCGGCATGGCCCTGCTCGGCGTACCCTTCGTGCTGGGCTCGACACGCAGCATGGCCGCGGGCGCCCGGATCAGTCTGGGGGTCATTGCGGGCCTGCTGTTTTATCTGCTCGAGCGAACTACCGGCCAGGTTGCCCTGCTTTACCACCTGCCCCCTGCTCCCCTGGCTGTGGGCCCGGATCTGCTGATCACGGCTGCCGCCATTGTCGCACTCAGCCGGGTGCGCTGA